Proteins encoded in a region of the Marmota flaviventris isolate mMarFla1 chromosome 3, mMarFla1.hap1, whole genome shotgun sequence genome:
- the Rnf41 gene encoding E3 ubiquitin-protein ligase NRDP1: MGYDVTRFQGDVDEDLICPICSGVLEEPVQAPHCEHAFCNACITQWFSQQQTCPVDRSVVTVAHLRPVPRIMRNMLSKLQIACDNAVFGCSAVVRLDNLMSHLSDCEHNPKRPVTCEQGCGLEMPKDELPNHNCIKHLRSVVQQQQTRIAELEKTSAEHKHQLAEQKRDIQLLKAYMRAIRSVNPNLQNLEETIEYNEILEWVNSLQPARVTRWGGMISTPDAVLQAVIKRSLVESGCPASIVNELIENAHERSWPQGLATLETRQMNRRYYENYVAKRIPGKQAVVVMACENQHMGDDMVQEPGLVMIFAHGVEEI, from the exons GCACCTCACTGTGAGCATGCTTTCTGCAACGCCTGCATCACCCAGTGGTTCTCTCAGCAGCAGACGTGTCCAGTGGACCGTAGCGTTGTGACAGTTGCCCACCTGCGCCCAGTACCTCGGATCATGCGGAACATGTTGTCAAAGCTGCAGATTGCCTGTGACAACGCTGTGTTTGGCTGTAGTGCTGTTGTCCGTCTTGACAACCTCATGTCTCACCTCAGTGACTGTGAGCACAACCCAAAGCGGCCTGTGACCTGTGAACAGGGCTGCGG CCTGGAGATGCCCAAAGATGAGCTGCCAAACCACAACTGCATTAAGCACCTGCGCTCCGTGGTACAACAGCAGCAGACACGTATTGCAGAGCTGGAGAAGACGTCAGCTGAACATAAACACCAGCTGGCGGAACAG AAGCGAGACATCCAGCTGTTAAAGGCATACATGCGTGCAATCCGCAGTGTCAACCCCAACCTTCAGAACCTGGAGGAGACGATTGAATACAACGAGATCCTAGA GTGGGTGAACTCCCTGCAGCCGGCCAGAGTGACCCGCTGGGGAGGGATGATCTCAACCCCAGATGCTGTGCTCCAGGCTGTAATCAAGCGCTCCCTGGTGGAGAGTGGCTGCCCTGCCTCTATTGTCAACGAGCTGATTGAAAATGCCCACGAACGCAGCTGGCCCCAGGGTCTGGCCACATTAGAGACAAGACAGATGAACCGGCGCTACTATGAGAACTACGTGGCCAAGCGCATCCCTGGCAAGCAGGCTGTTGTTGTGATGGCCTGTGAAAATCAGCATATGGGTGATGACATGGTGCAGGAGCCAGGGCTTGTCATGATATTTGCTCATGGCGTGGAGGAGATATAG